In a single window of the Sphingosinicella microcystinivorans genome:
- a CDS encoding amidohydrolase family protein codes for MSTFKSTRMMALEDIEVSLKRPLRGRSASLPHGAVLVSSDSHWNITDDIFYERAPVALKDRMPRIWVEESGNLCIGIGHKNLLAGPVNNLLASFARPGFHDLSARMADLDDDGVAMEIIYPQWLMFYLHHPDLEMREWLFKIYNEYLADLEKESKGRFHGVGIPVYWDSSKAAASVEHIKSIGLKAAMLPVNPGNNPQGLKVNYATDDLDPMWSAAEGCDLPITYHIGENPNLEGPGGVGAGLLATFMPFRRSLGDLIFGGIFDRHPKLRVVFAEAGINWVAGALQDAEMIFDSWGDFLDPKIKHRPTEYWHRHCYATFMADEVGLDLIDYIGADRVMWATDYPHNEGSHGYTEKVVDSIVERVGPGAARKILGQTAMEIFALDMPTAG; via the coding sequence ATGAGCACCTTTAAATCGACCCGCATGATGGCGCTGGAGGATATCGAAGTCTCTCTGAAGCGTCCGCTCAGGGGGCGGTCGGCTTCCTTGCCGCACGGTGCTGTGCTCGTATCGAGCGACAGCCATTGGAACATCACCGACGATATCTTCTATGAACGTGCGCCAGTCGCGCTAAAGGATCGCATGCCCCGTATATGGGTGGAGGAAAGCGGCAACCTGTGCATCGGTATCGGTCATAAGAACCTTCTGGCGGGCCCCGTTAACAATCTGCTTGCCAGCTTCGCGCGGCCGGGCTTCCATGACCTGAGTGCCCGAATGGCCGATCTCGACGACGATGGCGTCGCCATGGAAATCATCTATCCGCAATGGCTGATGTTCTACCTGCACCATCCGGATCTCGAGATGCGCGAGTGGCTCTTCAAGATCTACAACGAATATCTCGCCGATCTTGAAAAGGAATCGAAAGGCCGCTTCCATGGTGTGGGAATACCTGTCTACTGGGATAGCTCGAAGGCTGCCGCATCCGTGGAGCATATCAAGAGCATTGGACTGAAAGCCGCAATGCTCCCGGTGAACCCCGGTAACAATCCGCAGGGCCTAAAGGTAAACTACGCGACCGATGATCTCGACCCGATGTGGTCGGCGGCGGAGGGTTGCGACTTGCCCATCACCTATCACATCGGTGAGAACCCCAATCTGGAAGGGCCGGGTGGCGTTGGCGCCGGGCTATTGGCCACTTTCATGCCGTTCCGGCGCAGTTTGGGAGACCTCATCTTTGGCGGCATTTTCGACCGTCACCCCAAGCTTAGGGTCGTGTTTGCGGAGGCAGGCATCAACTGGGTGGCTGGCGCCCTACAGGATGCCGAGATGATATTCGATAGCTGGGGCGATTTCCTTGATCCTAAGATCAAGCACAGGCCGACCGAATATTGGCATCGTCACTGCTACGCGACGTTTATGGCGGATGAAGTCGGCTTGGATCTCATCGACTATATCGGCGCGGATCGTGTTATGTGGGCGACAGATTATCCGCACAACGAAGGTAGCCACGGTTATACCGAAAAGGTCGTGGATAGCATCGTCGAGCGGGTAGGGCCTGGTGCTGCGAGAAAAATTCTAGGGCAGACCGCCATGGAGATATTCGCCCTGGATATGCCCACAGCGGGCTGA
- a CDS encoding CaiB/BaiF CoA-transferase family protein, whose amino-acid sequence MARLAALRHGSKLTLTGVLKGIKIIEFAGLGPCPFVGMMLADHGAEVIRVDRPGGRFLQEEAASRSRRSIVVDMKNPDGVKLLKRLCRTADGLIEGFRPGVMERAGLGPEVLLAENPKLVFGRITGWGQFGPLSQAAGHDINYIALSGALHLVGSKDGPPIPPVNMVGDFGGGGMLLAFGMVAALLGVKMGRPGQVIDAAMTDGSALLAAMPYGLFAAGHYRDERGSNMIDGGSHYYGCYECADGRFISIGSVEARFYQVLRGFLGISDDSSFDAQQDPAAWPSLKQKLSDIFKTRSSGEWCELLEGTDACFAPVMSMNDAPQHPHNLARGTFIALGNTFQPAPAPRFLATPAGQPWLSKLGADQESIMRELRDFGE is encoded by the coding sequence ATGGCGCGTCTGGCCGCACTACGCCACGGGAGTAAGCTGACATTGACGGGCGTTCTCAAAGGAATCAAGATCATCGAGTTTGCGGGGCTCGGCCCCTGCCCGTTTGTCGGCATGATGCTTGCCGATCATGGCGCCGAGGTCATTCGGGTGGATCGTCCCGGTGGACGATTCCTTCAAGAGGAGGCAGCTTCCCGCTCGCGACGGTCGATCGTCGTCGACATGAAGAATCCGGATGGCGTGAAACTGCTGAAGCGCCTCTGTCGAACTGCGGACGGGCTGATCGAAGGATTCCGCCCCGGTGTCATGGAGCGTGCGGGGCTTGGCCCCGAAGTTTTGCTGGCCGAGAATCCGAAGCTGGTCTTCGGTCGCATCACCGGATGGGGACAGTTCGGGCCGCTGTCCCAGGCCGCCGGCCACGATATCAATTATATAGCCCTGTCCGGGGCACTGCACCTCGTCGGCTCCAAAGATGGGCCTCCCATTCCGCCTGTAAATATGGTCGGCGACTTTGGCGGAGGCGGCATGCTCCTAGCATTCGGTATGGTTGCAGCATTGCTCGGCGTAAAAATGGGGCGACCCGGCCAGGTCATCGACGCGGCGATGACGGACGGATCCGCACTGCTGGCGGCAATGCCATATGGTCTGTTTGCGGCAGGGCATTATCGTGATGAACGGGGCAGCAATATGATAGATGGCGGCTCCCATTATTATGGTTGCTACGAATGCGCAGATGGCCGTTTCATCTCGATCGGGTCGGTCGAGGCCCGTTTCTATCAAGTCCTGCGCGGATTTCTGGGCATTTCTGACGACTCTTCCTTCGACGCGCAACAGGACCCCGCAGCTTGGCCATCGCTCAAGCAGAAGCTGAGCGATATCTTCAAGACCCGCTCGAGCGGAGAATGGTGCGAGCTGCTGGAGGGAACCGACGCATGCTTCGCGCCGGTCATGTCGATGAACGACGCACCGCAGCATCCCCACAACCTGGCGCGCGGCACCTTCATCGCATTAGGAAACACGTTCCAGCCCGCTCCGGCACCACGCTTCTTGGCCACGCCGGCTGGTCAGCCGTGGCTATCGAAGCTGGGCGCCGACCAGGAGTCGATCATGCGCGAGTTGCGTGACTTCGGCGAGTGA